Part of the Harpia harpyja isolate bHarHar1 chromosome 16, bHarHar1 primary haplotype, whole genome shotgun sequence genome, GCCTTGATTTGGTTCCCTTTCCCACGCCTCTGTGCCCCAGCAGTTATCCCCACCCTCCCCCTCAAGCAACTACCCCATTCTCCATTCCAAGAGCTCCTACAACAACCAGCCCACTTCTCTCCCTCACCCCAGCCTACCTGACACACACCTCAAAGGAGCAGCCTTCCCCTTGCAGCCCTCCCCAGCATCAGCTGCCAAATTCCTCCTTCTCCACCTTTCACGGAGATGTGGCTTCATGCCACAGGAAGGAAGGGGCAGCAGGTAGTAAGAGAAGGCTACGTCCTTTTTGGAAGAGGAGAGTCAGGGTCAGCTAACTGGGGGCAGAAGGAGGGGCAAGCGCCTctagacagctttttttttcgcTATTTAGATGTCGCACCAGCTCACAGCCAAGTGGTGTCTTACAACCCACAGAGCAACTTGGGATCGGGCAcaaaggagagcagaggaggTACAACAGCACAAACAGGCTTTGGCAGGTCTTGCTGGGGAGACCTGAGATGTGGTATAGAAACTCCACGTTAGGCTCTACAGGTTGTATGCTTTAAAAGCTTAACCGCCAAAACCAGTCACCCATTCATAGCCAGGCCAGAAAAAGACAGCATGTCAAAGCAAGTGTCCGTAGGCTGTAGATAAAGGACTTAGTCCGATCCTAAGCTCTGTTTAATTTGAACTAAGAGAGGTGACAAAGTCAGGTAATCGCATCACCAAATTTGGATCAGGTCTGCTCAAAGGCAACTCCCGACTGCAGAGGTGGAGGAAGACCCTTGCTTCTTCACAGCGTGACACCTGAAGGCTGAGGGACATTCGTCCCCCTGGAGCCAACACCCACCCATTTCAAAACTTGCACAGCCACATTGTTAAAACTCCTTTCCTCCCCGTCCATTTTCTAAGAAGTGGCACACAGCAAGTTTATTTCCTGTACGCAGTATTTCCGTTAATTGCTATGAATAAACTGCTGTGTTTACTATCCTTCTAAAGTCCCCTTCAGCTcagccttttaaaatactttatttctccGGGGTCAGAGGTGAGCCACGAGTCATCAAGGAGCTGCAAGAGCCCTGTGCAGTTTGGAGAGGCTCCAGCTGtcagcaggagaaagaaatagGCGCCTTTTTACACATACTGGGAAAGAAAGGCTCAGAAGCATTCTGGGCTGGAAAGTGAGGGCTGATCATGTCCAGAAAGGATTCCTGGTGCCTAGCACTTAGGGGATGAGGACCTCATCGTCTgatctctctccctcaccccCAGCACATTGGACTAGCCATTTTTCTTCTTGGCATCTTGGCAGGATTTGGGGTAAGGCATTGCACGGGAAGTGAATTTTGAAGGAAACATTGGGAAAAGGGATACTGTGCCTCAGACTATTCCACTCTAAACCAAGCCTGATTTTCcaagaaagacaaaacaaaatagaatACCATTCCTCTGAGAAATTCCCACAGTCTCTACTAACCACTCATTTATGCATCCCTAGCATAACAGCATTTGGCCCCAGTACAAATGCACAAAGAGCCTTTCACAGATGCAAGCAACATCCCAGAGCATCGCAGGCAATGGAATCCCTGGCAGGTAATTTTGTCCCCACGTACTGTAGGAGCATCCGGAGAAGTGGAGCAGAAATGTGAAATTGCCTCACAACATAAAAGAAGCCCATTCTCATCTGCTGCTGACTTCATCCCATCCTCCCGCTCTGCACAGTGAAAATGCTCCTTTCTGACAGCACCTGCTTCATTACATCACAGAAGACAAAAACTGAATCTGCAGACTGAAACATCTTCCCTGTCTTTTCCACAGAAAGTGTTTCCTGGAAGATCCAATGGGATAAATTAGAAACCAAGAAAAAGACACTTTGAGACCTCAATTCAGCTGCACAGGGCAGAAGGTAAGCATTTGAGGAATGGGTTCAGAAATGCCTCACTATCCGCACGTTTTGCAGCATTCTTTGTCTCTGCTGTGCCATTTCCCGGTCCTCTCTCACAGGCGTACACGCACACAGAGTCACTATGTAGTCACACCTTCCCCATCTCCTACTGCTCTGTCTGTAAGTagcaatgttttcttctgctttttttcctttactctgTTGAACAgtctcattctttcttcttctgcatggGTGCCACACTTAGCCAATCTCCACCTCTCCAAATTCCTGCATGATTTCGCCCATCCTCAACATTTTGCATCTTGCTAGCTGTTACCTACATAGATAGTAACCATGCATGCCCCTTGAAAGCTATCTGTCCCAAGCCATGAAGCTGTAAGGATAAAAGCAATGTGTCAGTCACTGAATGCCCTCTGTCTCTTCTCTGATcccaagagaaacaaaaaggagagaagtATTTGATTTGGGGTATTTCCTCATGACTGAGGAGCTCATAACACTCCTTCCCCGAAGTAACGCAAGCCAGGATCATGGGACTAATCAGAGTGTGGCTGTGGAAAAGACGGCGGCATCGTATGCTGTCCTCAAGTTCATGGAGAGCTTCTGCCTCATCAGCGCTGTCTGCGGGATGGTGGGAAACGGCATGGTCCTGTGGTACCTCGGCTTTCGCATCCGGAGGAACCACTTCACTGTCTACATCCTCAACCTGGCCGCTGCCGACTTCGGCTATCTCCTCTGCATCGCCGTTGAGACGGTTCAGTACCTGATGCAGTTCAATGTGGGGGTGCAGTTTGGGCTGTTCCTCTTCCTGGATCTTTTCATGTACGGGACCGGCTTGTATCTCCTGACCGCTATCAGCATCGAGAGGTGCCTCTCTGTCCTTTGTCCCATCTGGTGCCAAAGCCACCGCCCCAAGCACTTGTCCGGCGCCGTCTCCAGCTTGCTCTGGggtctctccctgctgctgaacACGCTCGGCTACGTTTTGTGTACCGTTCGCCGCTCTGCCGGGAGCTGCCGGCTCCTGCTCATCGCCATCGGAGCCTTGGACTTCCTCTTCTGCACGCCCCTCATGCTGTTCTTCAGCCTGACCCTCTTCCTTAGAGTCAAGTGCAGCTCCCAAAAACTCCAGATGGGCAGGCTCTTCACCGTCATCATGCtcaccatcctcttcttcctcattttcGCCGTGCCTCTGGGCGTCCTGATCTTCTTTGACTTCTTGGGTTACAAGTTCCTCTACTCCCCGGAGATCGGCTTTGTGCTGTCCTGCGTGAACAGCAGCCTCAACCCCGTCATTTACTTCCTTGTGGGGAGCTACAGGGATCGGAGAATCAAGTTCACCCTCAGGCTGGCATTCCAGAGGGCCTTTGAAGATTCAGCAGATGACAAAGAGGAACGGGAAAGCCGTAACACAAAAACTATGTCCTCCTaaatttctccccttttttgCCTGATCACCTTttgaaatggagagagaaggaaaaagagaggaagaacatAAAGATTCCTTTGAACCTATGGACCCTTGATCCCTGGGCTGGGGGCAAAAGTGAATATATAAGTCTAATTTAGGGCTATACCAAGCCATGTTGCTAGCCCCACAGGTTAACCCCAAATTCAAATGCACTTTTATTTAGACTGCTCCATGGTAAAGTGTGCAAACTGTCTTTGTGGCTAGCTTACTGTCACTCTCTTTGGTTGCCAAGtttaataaacagcattttaaaatggctCTGCCTggcctttgtttgctttttgctctcAGCTGTCACTCTAGATCTGACAGTTCAGCTCCTTTTCCATCAACTTTTTCACTTCTAAAGCCATTGCGTAGCTTACATATGGTCAAAAATGCCTTCTCAAAACTAATttcaaaaccagttatttttgGCAATAAAGCATAAAAGCGATCTCCCTTCACCCCTCAacatttattcttaaaaaaaaaaacccagaattcaGTTGTCCAAAAAGAAACATGGAAGCAAGCATGCCCACAATGTGTTGGAGGCCGGGAGAGCTATGTGGGAGCTCTGCTTCTCTGCTCACGTTCTCCTCCTCAGGTGTCTGCCTGGATGCTCTGTCCCCAGGGCTTCACCAGAAGGAGCCTGCCAAAACCACCCTGGCCACAAACTGAAAgccttctcttaaaaaaaagggagggacACAAAGGCGTGGGGTAGATTTTtgtgggaggaaaaaatgaacaaagggATGAACTTCCAGGGGAGATGGTGGTGCAGAAGAGcttcagaagcagctgaggaagACACACACTGCACAGTAAAGCTGACTGGTCACAGAAATTCGAGTGCAATTAATTCAAGGAATTAAGCCAAAGAAAGCACTGGGCCAAGGCATGGGCATGGGCTCTTGGACACTCTACACAGCATCTGCCATGTCAGACTTAAGCCTCCATATGCCATTCACCTTGTTTTTTCGCTAAGAGAACAGATGTCATCTGAGACTAGAATTAAAATGCTAATACTATCTAAGATATCAAAATTACCCCGAACTTCAAAGTACAGATActattattctgctttttctatTCAGGTTAGTAAAGTGCCCCTACATCTCCCCTGGCAGTGAACCGGACGGGAATTTGGAAGGTTTagaaataaaggcagaaaatttTATGGCATTCAAACAGAAAACATACCTTTGTCAAGAAGATGTGCTAAGGACTGAAGTGAAACAGTCGTGGTAGGGAGAGGTGATTTTTCATTATATCAAACTAACTAAACTTGGCAAACTTCAGGTTAAATACGTTCTGAGAACAGCTCCTCTGAGCTCAACCTGATGACACTATTCAGTGAAGTGACTCCTCCACCAAGTCTCTGCAGGAGCTGTATCCTACCTTCCATCCTTGTTTTGCTCTTCAGAGGCTCTCCATAGCACAATAAAACCCTTGACCCTTTTGGGTTATTCCTTACAGGGtagtagataaaaaaaaaaaatgctgctgctgtttgcagaaggAAAACCTCTGGGTGCAACATGTGATGACCAGCTAAAAATTTGATGGGTTCGATACATGTGCAGAGGAGAACATCAGGGAGGAAGGTGGTGATAAGAATATAGACGTCTCCTAGCTGATACTGCTCTGTGTATGTTTTAGATGCTAATGAGGAAGGGAAGATGGAGAAAAATCaggagcaaaaataaacaaattaggAAATCTAATATGAAGACGGACTTACATGTATCTTCATTGTTAAAACACATTGCTCCACACAACGTTAGACAATAGGCTCTTGGGTTGGTGGACTCATCACTGGACCAAAGAGGAGAATTATTGATGCCAAAATGCCAGTTCCCTTCAGGGCTGATGGGCGACTGCTGTTGCACGTACCTTTGTAGCACTGTTGATTTCACAGTTTTGAAACAAGATGCAGCTGACTGCACTAACCAGCAAGAGGAAGCAGGTGCACGGAGGTGCAAACCAACCCCTCATCCTttcaaagatgacaaagaaaagaggaatggGAGGATGGAAACCAGCCCAAACAGAAAAAATGGCAATGGTACCTAACAACAGGGACCCAGCCTAACCGGGATCTTGGCCATGAACAGGGAGGGAACATACAGGGTTCTGGCTGACCTGAGGAGAACCCAATGCCGGAGTGGGGGAAAAgttggggagggaaggagcagggatgTACAGATGGTAATGCCCCCCCCCAAGCACctctgtgctgcttggggggTAGAGGAGTCTGGAgggaaggagtgaagctgagctgggggggggggtgttttaaTTGTGTCTCACTAcctaaatctattttaattgcctacaaattaattttccctaagtcaagtctgttttgcccaagACGGTAATTGGTAAGGGATCTCCTGTGCAAAGGGGAACTAGGGACACCTTTCTCCACcagttttaaaaagaactgaGGACTTCTGTTGTGTTCTGAGGGTCTGCCATAATACATCAACCCCTGTACCTCAAACCTGCCTCTGTCAGAGGAAAGGACTCGTTACAAAGCTTTCCTCACTGGTGTTTCTCTCCCcatttctcccctttctcttGCATCCTTTAAGAGGCAAAAGGAAATAGGAACTCCCGTATGCCCAGGTCTGTACTTTTCTGGTAATTTCTGTCCCTGTCCAGGTCCCAGCCTGGAGCTGCCGCATCCCGATGTGTGTGGGAAAAACAGGGAGTGAGATCATGATCAGGGGGGTTTCTAGTGAAAGACACAGAAACAGAATGGGTGGGAACCAGATCTGTAAAAACAATAAGCTAAGGCATGTTattagttattaaaaaataaaatccttcctCTCAGCGCCTGGGCCTGAACCACATACTGCAGCGAGTCTGCCATGGGGCAGCTCAGTTCCACAACCTCAGCGGCTTTTGCTGGCTATTTTCCCCACAATTTCCATGTGAATGTTTTCTGATTTACAACCAGTCACTTGGAAGTCTAATATTTCCCAGCTGCACCATGGGTGGAATTTGTCCCCTTGGGATCTCTTGGGACCTTTCACAAAGAGGCTGTCTTGACATCACCTCAAACCAAAGGAGGAATGAGCTCATGAAGCCCAATTTCTTCTGAACACAGACCAAGTTTTAGGGCACTCAGTGATGCTCATGACTTCTAATCTTCTCTGAGTAGAGGAAATGACTAATGGAAAGAAACTTCAGAAGATAAGCAGTATAGAAAACATCCTTTTTTGCTTACagatatttctattttatatagATTGTTTCTGTCCTGGTAATTATATGAATATTAGCACCAACTTAATTGTTTTGGGTTTACTGTTCTCTGTTCTTAATTGATGAATCACATGGATATTTGGTAATATGATTTTCTCCATCTTAAAATACATCTTGTTATCTCAGTCCATTATGCCTATTGCGGAGCTTCCTTAGGATGTGTTTCAATCACAGCTGTGCTTTGCATTAGAGCAGCAATATCATGCATCGCCCATTTTATGGGAAGTTCCTAACAAAAAGGAGGGATCTGAGAAGAACCAAGAATACTCATTGCACAATGTGTGGTAGAGGAAATAGTACTTGAATTACTGTCAAAGACAGCACTAAGTATAAGGCAAATCATAGTGAAAATAAACAAAGgggaaaatgaagacagaaaatggGGACTGGAccagataaataattttttatttaagacaCAGGAAGAACCTTCAAGTCAATATGGgctgaaaaaggacaaaaaagccAAGTTTATTTTAGAACAGCTAATTCCAGCGGTTAGTCTGGTATTTCATAACTGTGCTTGCTGTTTGGCAGGTGAATAACATTTCCTCCAGTAATTCCAGGACCAGCCCCTGTGTGACTCACCCAACTACACATGGGAATTTAGCACTCTGGGGATATTCTTCTTCATCTGTCCTGTCCAAGCAAATCCTTTGTCATGCAAACACTTCATACTATCTCTGTTCCGCAATTCCACCTGTACCTCTAGCCATGCCGGCACCTCTTTGATCTGCATCCCAAGGTCGGTGTTCATGTGCCATCTTTACCGTACCAACACTTGTCTATCCCGTGCTTAGCAAGCTCCAGGGCTTAGGCACTCCTCCCGTGCCATTCGCATTAAACAGTTACACTCGTGTAAACACTTTGGCTGTTGTTCACAGCTTCTTGAGGCTTCTTCTGGCCCATGAAAGAGCAAAGCTTTCATGGGAGCTGCATTTATGTGAAAGTGAACTTCAGCAAGGTCCAGAGATGCTACCTATACCTACCAGTCCTCCCTCAGTTATGTGTCAAGACTATCATAAGAAAACAGCAATACTTCTATTGTTAGGGTgatttacttttctcttttattggctaagaaaacttagaaataaaataaatgtaaagtgtttggggtgggagggattCCTGCAATGCAGGAATCACAGATGTGCCAGGTGACCCCACTATAAACACAGAGATCCCCTAAACACAATCAGTGGAGCTGAGAGCATAACTAGGCAAGGGGAGAAGACAGTGGAGAGGCATCATGGTATCTAAGTGAAATCTCTGCTAAAACAATATTGTAATCAATCATCAAATGTTCTCCAGACCTTGTTAACTAACATGAAATGGCTTCAGTGAAAGTGCtgctctgtaaaaacaaaaacaaaaaagaaaggctaTGACCCCCTGTTATTTCTTTGAATGTCCTGGTCAGAACGTGTTCCCTTCTTTCTCTGACTTAGACCTACCTTCAAAAAAGCAGTTTTAGATCCCCCAAAAGATCACAAAGACTCATTCACTGACCAAAGGGAGCAAGAGTTTATTAGGCAGGATCCAGGGCATGGGGGCCCTCTTTCCCCCTGAGCTGCCCGGGGGGCTCAGCATCTTCAGCCCCTGCTGACCCCCCCACGTTCCCCTGCCTGACCTCTCCCCAGTCACACCAGCACATGGCATTCACACCACTGGATGTCTCTATGACCCTGAGGTAGCTGCAACAAACCCcatctctgctgggagcagcctcCCATGGGCTGCCACATTGCACAGAAGCCCTCCAGGCTTGGCCTTAAGTCAAAGCAAGGGACAAGTTGGCACGTAGGGTCCAGACCTGGCCAACAACCAGGGTCACTTCTCCTCCCCTGCTCTACCTGGCCTGTGCCCCTCGCACCGTGTCCCCTCATACCAGGAATGAGGAGAGGCACCAGCCTCGAGGAGACCTGAGCGTTCTTCCTCAGTGGCTGTCCCCACCACAGTCCCAGCCAGAGGAGGAACGTCACCAGCCCAGCCACTTGCCCCTCCGCTCTGCCGCACAGGAGCAGCTCCAGCCTCCCCCCGTTGCCGGCAGGGATTCAAACAGCCATCTCCGCAGCTGCCTCCCCGGGCAGGCAGCTCCCCTCCTTGCACACTGTTTTCTCGTCGGACACTCGGTGGAGAGCAGCTTtcacccagccctgaaaccatCACTGCTGGTAGGTCCCCACCAGGATGTAAATTAATGGGttaatgctgctttttgcagCCGCTAGCAAGGACGATGAACTTTTATCCTAAGTTCATCATGTTCAATGAATAAGCCTTCCTAAATTTGCTCGACAGATGAAGAAGAGGCTGGTGAGAAGCGCGATGTGCAGCCTCCCTGGGGGATGCCTCGGCAAGCAACACCAGAGTTTGATGAATAGGATTGAGTTTGACGGCAGTGGCAGGGTGGAGAATATGAGGGAACTGAAGATCTGCACCTCTGCATATGTTGCCACAGACAGACATTAGGTAAAAATTACAGCAAATAGATGTTAAGCAAATGAAAAGGCCAGGCAAAGCCTAGAGCACCCCACACACGATGCCTGACAAGTGGTTGTGGTGGTGGCATCGGTACCAGGTTGGGAAGAGGACAGAGAGACATCGCTCCTCACTGATTGCTGTCGGGAGATACGTGCTGCTAAGGTaacagaagagaaacaggaggTAAACTGCAGTGAAGATCACATCTGGGaagttcaaacaaaaaaaaaccctgcactaTGTAACGTGAACggtaaacaaaaaaaaggatcagAGAGAAGTCAGCGATGGCCAGGTTCAGGATGTAGACAGTAAAGGGGCTCTTCTTCATGTGGAAGCCCAGGAACTGCACGACCACCGCATTTCCCAGCAGCCCACAGAGCCAAACACCCCACCAAAACAGTGTGAAAAAGTCAACCATAAAAGTCTGTGACTCACCAGACCGGCTGTCTCTCCCATGCGCTCCATCATACAAGGAATAATTGAACAGAGAGAGGTTGGTTGTGTTGGTCTCCACCACGGCTAATGATCCTGCTCCGGGTGGCCACCTTCTCCCTCTCTCACCACCTCCTAGGAGAGACAAGGAATCAGAAGGAAATGACGGGCATCGGCATTCCCAGCGCTCACCATCTTTCCCACAGCCCCACGCCAGCCCCAGGCTGCACCGGGAATGATCCCCTCCCCTGCCATGCCCAGGACAGATTCCCACccctcctgccctgtccctggcCAGGAAGCATCTCCCACATGCCCATCCCTGGTCTCCTACCTCCTGGTGCTCCTGGGAACAGTGCTGCCACAGGAACCCCAGCACACGGGGCTTCTGCGGGGCCAGGCTTGCCAGGAAAAGGGGCTGGTGATGGCTGCTGGGGCCACCCACTCTGCTTTGGCCTCCTCCCTTACTCCTGAGGAGCAGACCTTTGCCCAGAGATCACATCTAGTGGTCACAGACTCCCCTCAAAATCTCATCACATCGCTGACCGCTTCCCCTCATGTGTCCCATGGACGGTGGTCTTGTCAGGAGGAGTTGGCCATGCcacccccttcctctcctcccgcTATCCTCCAGCGTCTTCCCACCATGCAAGGGTCTTCTGGCTTTCACTGTGTGTACCTGGTACTAGACCAGGAGACGCTCCGCATTGGAAAATCACCAGTGTGTGGACATGCAACAGCATAAGGGCTTTACCCACCGCCTCTGATGAAACTCCCCAGGCATGCTGCCTTAGAGATTGCATCTCTGAGTTACACAGGGCTGCAAATGGGATTTTATCTGGAAGATTCTTGTGTCACCAAATCTCATCCATCAGCGCCATGGAGACAGCTcacttttctctgtatttctttttctttcccattctctctcttttctttctccctttctttctttctcattttctttctatctttctatctctctctctttcactctctctcagtttccttctttctttctttcatttctttctttctttcatttctttctttctttctttctctttctttctcattctccaAATTGTAATTTTATCCTATGTCTTATTCTCTA contains:
- the LOC128152746 gene encoding proto-oncogene Mas-like; its protein translation is MTEELITLLPRSNASQDHGTNQSVAVEKTAASYAVLKFMESFCLISAVCGMVGNGMVLWYLGFRIRRNHFTVYILNLAAADFGYLLCIAVETVQYLMQFNVGVQFGLFLFLDLFMYGTGLYLLTAISIERCLSVLCPIWCQSHRPKHLSGAVSSLLWGLSLLLNTLGYVLCTVRRSAGSCRLLLIAIGALDFLFCTPLMLFFSLTLFLRVKCSSQKLQMGRLFTVIMLTILFFLIFAVPLGVLIFFDFLGYKFLYSPEIGFVLSCVNSSLNPVIYFLVGSYRDRRIKFTLRLAFQRAFEDSADDKEERESRNTKTMSS